The window TGAACACGACGCGCAGAAGGTGCAGCGTGATCGCGACGACGAACAGGAGCGCCGCCCAGTGGTGCGTCTGGCGCATGAGCAGGCCGGCCCGCACGTCGAGCGAGAGGTGCACCGTCGATGCGTAGGCGTCGCTCACCTTCTGCCCCTCGAGCGGCGAGTAGCTGCCGTGGTAGACCGTCGTGTGCAGGCTCGGCTCGAAGAACAGGGTCAGGTAGATCCCCGTCATGACGAGGATCACGAACGAGTAGAGCGCGATCTCCCCGAGCAGGAACGACCAGTTCTCCGGAAACGGGTAGCGGAGCGCCCGGACGATCAGGGGCCCGACGCCGGTGCGCTCGTCGAGCGCTGAGGTCGTCTTTTCGATCACGCGCGGGCCACCCCCCACCAGGACGGGCCGACCGGCCCCGACATCCCTCCCGCGGCCTCGAGCGACCCGTCCGGCCCCAGCCGCAGCGGCAGCTGTGGGAGCGGCCGGCCGGCGGGGCCGAACTCGACCGCGGCGCCTCGCAGGACGTCGAACGTGGAGTAGTGGCACGGGCACACCAGCGCCGGGCCCGGCTCGCTCGGCGCGTAGAGCGGATAGCGCAGCATCGCGACCGCGCACCCCGCGTGGGTGCAGATCTTGGAGAAGGCCTGGATGCCGTTCACGTCCCAGCCCTCTCGCCCCTTCGGCGGACGGATCTCACGCGGATTGACGGCGCACACGACGACCGGCGACCCGAGCTCCCGCCGGTCGGAGCCTTTCGGGAACGCCGTCACGAACGAGCCGACCTCGACGTCCTCGGGCCGGATCGGGATCCCGTGCTCGTCGACGAGCTGCGTCCCGGCACGCCACGGCGAGGAGCCGGTTCCGCCGTGCACGCCTTCCGCCGGCGAGAGCAGCGGCGCGACGGCGGCTGCGCCGAGGCCGGCGACGGCGGTGGTGGCTGCGAGCCCGAGCAGACGGCGCCGGTCGATCCCCTCGCCGGCCTGCGCGATGCCCCCCTGCACGCGCTCCCCCACGCCCTCATGGGCGATCGGCGGGCGAGGCTCGGAGATCACCTCCTGGACCACCACCAGCCTCGCCGCGACCACTGCCGCGGCGGCCAGCAGCGCGAGGCCGGCTCCGAGCGTGACGCCGAAGGCCTGCGTCGACCACCCGAGCGCGTAGACGACCACGAAAACTGCGAACGGGACCGCAGCGGCGAGCAGAAGCAGCGCCACCGCCAGCTCCCGTCGCCGCGTGGACGGCACGCGCCGTTCGAGCACCGTCTCGCCGGGCGGCTCCGCCTCCCGCTCTGCGGCGGCCGCTTCCCGTTCCGCCTCGCCGCGGACGGCCAGACCGGCCAGCGCAGCGGCAATCCGGCGCCTCCAGCTCACGTGCTGCGCTCCCCGATCAGCCGGGCAACGACGAGCAGCCCGCCGATGCCAAGAAACCACGCGACCATGCCCTCGGGGATCGGCCCGAGATGCCCGAGCGACCAGCCGCCGGCATCCCTGGGGTTCGTGCGCACCTCAACCACGTACCGCGCGATCGAGTCGATGTCGTGCTGGTCGAGCTGGCTCTCGCTGAACCGCGGCATCAGGTACGGCCCGATCCGGATCGCCTCGGCGATCTGCGTCGGCGTCGCGCTGTCGAGCGGCGGCACCGAGGCACCCGGGACGACGCCACCCGTCCCTGTGATCTGATGGCAGCCGGCGCACGCGTCGGCGAACACCGTACGGCCATGCGAGAGCGACCCGGCGACCGGGTCGGCATGCGGCACCGGTGGGCCGCCGAGCGACGCGATGTAGCTCACCAGCGCGCGGATCTGCCCGGGTGGATACGCCGGATGCGCGCGTCTCGGCGGGAGCCCTGGCGCCGTCAGCGGCATCCGCCCCGTGGACAGATAGAAATCGGCAGCCTGCGCTCCGACGCCGACCAGCGAGGGGCCGCGGCCCTGCACCCCGGTGGCGGACATGCCGTGGCAGCTCGCGCAGCCGTTGACGAACAGCCGGCGACCGAGCGCGACGTCGCTGGTCCGGGACACCAGCGTGCCGGCCCGGGGCGGAGTGTCGACCCACGCCAGGCCGACGACGAGCGCGCCCGCAAGCACGACCAGCGCCATGCCCACGATCCGGGCCACCCGGTCACGCACGGCCGGCCTCCGCGCGCTCGCGCAGCAGCTGGTCGGCATGCTCGCGCCGCACAGCGCGCGCGCCAACGCCGAGCGCGGCCAGCCCCAGGGCCACCGATCCGGTGAACATGAGCGCGGCCGCCGCACGCTGGTCGCCCATCGAGATGCCGTGATAGGCGGGCCGGCCCGCGCCCATCAGCCAGAACGACAAGGCGTCGCCGGCCGGGATGGCGGCCAGCAGCACGGCGACCGGCCCCGCCGGCGACCGTGACGCGGGCCACGCGACCACTCCCGACCAGCACGTCACGGCCAGCAGGAGCAGGCACGCCTGCGTGATCCCGTGCAGCAGGCCGTGCCGCAGCTCGAGGTGCAGCAGCGCCGGCGCGTGGATCATGACCTGGGCGCCCGTGAGCGTGGCCCAGGCGAGCGCCAAACCGGCGACCGTCCACCGCCCCGCGGCAAATGGCGCCGGCCAGGCGAGGAGCGGTGCCGCGAGGTAGACGACCGCGACGAGCTCCGCCATGTGCACCGCGAGCGGCCGCGTTGCGTCGATGCGCTCGGGCGGAACGGTCGCGACGGCGAGCACCAGCAGCCCGGCCACCATCGATGTCGCCCGCAGCCTCATCGCCGGGCATCCGACCGCTGGGCGAGCAGTTCCCGCACCACGCCGCCGAGACCGACGGCTATCACGCCGAGCGCGAGCAGCACCAGCCAGCGGCCTGCCGCGATCGCGGTCAGCAGGAGCAGCACGCCGAACGCCGTCAGCGTCGGCGCAAGGCTGACGTCGGGAATTGCGCGGACATCACGCTGGCGCGGCGCCGCGACGCCGACCGCCACCCCGGTGAGCACCGTCACGACCGCCGAGCACGCGAGCAGGATCCAGGGGCTCCGCACGGAGCCCGACCACAGCAGGAGCCCGACGGCGAAGGCGGCGAGCGCCAAGCCCCAGCCGATCAGCGGTACAGCCGGCCTCACGTCGGGGACTCCTCGCGCAGGTCAAGCAGCGGGGCGTGCGAGCGGATCGGCGGCAGCGAGTCGAAGTTGTGCCGCGGCGGCGGCGAAGTCGTCCACCACTCGACCGTCTGCCCGTTCCAGGGGTCGTTCCCGGCCGGCCGGCCGCTCATCCAGCTACGCAGGAGGTTGACGGCGAACACGACCATCGCCACGCCGACCACGTAGCTCCCGATCGTCGACACCAGGTTCCAGTCGGCCAGGTTGGCGACGCGAGGATAGTCCGCGACGCGGCGAACCATGCCATCCCACCCGAGGATGAAGAACGGGAAGAAGGTCAGGTTCGTCCCGATAGCGAGCACCCAGAAGTGCAGCTTCCCGAGGCCCTCGCCCAGCAGGCGGCCGGTCGCCTTGGGATACCAGTGGTAGATCCCCGCGAAGAGGCCGAACAGGCTCCCCGCAAACAGCGTGTAGTGGAAGTGGCCGACGACGAAGTACGTGTCGTTGACGTGGTAGTCGAGCGGCGCGCTGGCGACGTAGATGCCGGTCAGGCCGCCCACCAGGAACTGCACGAAGAATCCGAGCGCGAAGAGGGTGGACGTGCGCAGCACCAGCGCGCCGCCCCACATCGTCATGAGCGCGTCGAAGTACTCGACCCCGGCGAAGATCAGGAGGGCAATGCTGGTCACGGAGAAGTACTCGTTGGTGACCTGGCCGGTCGTGAACATGTGGTGCCCCCACACGGCCATCGACGTCGCGGCGAACCCGAGGATGGCGACCACGAACACGCCGTACCCCGACATCCGCCGGCCGGCCGCCGTGGCGATCACCTCGAGCGAGGCGCCGACGAACGGAAAGAACATCACATAGACGACCGGGTGCCCGTAGAACCAGAACAGGTTCAGGTAGGTGTTCGGGTCGACCCCGATGCTGGTGTGGCGGGCGACGAACAGCAGGCCCATCGCGCCCGCCAGAGCCGGAAAGGCGAACAGGACGTTGAAGCACGTCGCCACCATCGTCCAGGTGAACACCGGCACGCGCAGCATCGTCATGCCGGGCGCGCGTCGCAGGAGGACGGTCGCCAGGATGGTTCCCGCGAGGATCATCGAGCTGATCGCCTCGGCGGTCACCCCCGCCGTCCAGAGGTCGGTCCCGGTGCCCGGCGAGAACGTGTCGTTGGACATGGGCAGGAACTCCGTCCACCCGTCGCGGGGATAGCCGCTGGTCGTGAACAGCGACGAGTACGACAGCACGCCGCCGCCGATCATCAGCCAGAGGGCGAACAGGTTCAGCCGCGGCGCCACCAGATCGGCGGCACCGACCTGGAGCGGCACCAGGTACGCCCCGAGCGCCAGCGCCGCCGGCGTCATGACGAAGTAGATCATCGTCGAGCCGTGGAGCGAGTACAGCTCGTTGTAGCGGTCACGCGAGAGGAACTGGAGACCCGGCTGCGCGAGCTCGGTACGCATGGTCAGCGCGACCAGTCCTCCGGTCACCAGGAAGACGCCGCACATCCATCCGAGGTGCGTCGCGATCCGCTTGTGGTCGGTCGCGCCGAGCCAGGAGAGGACGAGCCCGGGAGCGGGCCGGGGATCCGCGGTGGGGGCCGGCGTGGCCGCGCTCACGCGGCGCCCCCCGCCTGCCACGTCTGGAACTGCGAGGGCGCCAGCACTCGCACCGAGAAGCGCATGTAGGCGTGATTCCACCCGCAGAACTGGGCGCACTCGCCCAGGAACGACCCGGTCCGGTCGAAGCGCAGGTCGAACACGTTCGTGCGGTCGGGGTATGCGTAGCGCTTGAACCGCGAGGACGGGATGAACATCGAGTGGATCACGTCCTGCGAGCGGAGCCGGAACTCGATCTCCTGGCCCGCCGGAACGACCAGGTCGCGCGATTGGCGGCCGTCCGGATACGTGAACGTCCAGCGCCACTGCGCGGCCAGTACGTCGACGGTCAGGGCCGGGTGCGACGAGACCGCGTCGACGCGGTCCTCCGTGCGGATCGTGCCGATGGCGAGACCGGCCGCGGCGACGACGAGGACGGCGACGTACGCAGCGGTCATGCCGTGGTGCTTTCCGGTCGGTGTCGCCGAGCGCCCGGGTCGCGCGCGGAAGCGCAGCACCGCCACCGCGTAGGCGGCCGTCACCAGCACGAAAGCGACGGCCAGCACCGCGACGTACGGCTTGAGCAGCGTTGAGTACTGACGTGCCGTGTCGCCGGCCAGCACCAGCGGGACGTGGGGGGACACCGTCCGGCGATGTTACCCCGAGGCGCGCGCGCGAGAAACGCGGCGCAGCGCGATTCGGCGCGCGGCCTGGCGGGCATGGCGTTCGGGAGTCACACCAGGAGGTAGACGATGCCGACACGCAAGGAAGACCTGCCGGGCACGCTCAAGCGTTCGCCGGCCAAGGTGCAGCGCACCTACGCCAAGACGCTCGACAGCGCGCACGAGGAGTACGACTCCGAGGAGCGCGCCCATCGCACCGCCTTCGCCGCCGTCAAGCACGTCGCGGAGAAGAAGGGCGACCACTGGGAGCTGAAGGATCGGAAGGGACCGTCCGACGAGCAGAGCGCCCAGTCGGGCGCCGCCGCCCGGAAGCATCCCAAGCCCACCGCCGGCGGCGTCGACGCGGCCGGGGCGAGCAAGCAGGAGCTCTACGAGCGCGCCCGGAAGCTCGGCGTGAAGGGCCGCTCGAAGATGGACAAGACCCAGCTCGGCCGCGCCATCGCCCGCCGCAACGGCTAGCAGCCTCACCGCCGGAGGTCGCCGCCCGGCGGCCTCCGGCGCAGCTGGGCTGCATCCCGTGTTCGGAACCGCCGGGGATCGGGCACTACCGGTCTATGCCAGTGGAGCCCGCCCAGCAGGGGCGCGAGAGCCCCGGCGACGGAGACGGCCTGCGACCGCCGATCGGGCTCACGCTTCCGCGGCATCGCGATCTCGAGGGGCGGATCTGGCCGTGGTCGGAGCGTGTCCGCCAGGCGATCACGCTGCTGCTGCTCGCGTTCGTGGTGGCCGCGCTCGCAAACGTCTTCGGACAGCGCCCGAGCACCGCCTCCGCGACCTCGGCAGCCGCCAGGCTGCGGGTGCAAACGCCGTCCGCCGTACGCGGCGGCCTGATCTACCAGACGCGGGTGGACGTCACCGCGACGCGGGCCATCGCACGCCCCGTCATCACGCTCGACCGCAGCTGGCTCGACGGCATGACGCTCAACTCGGTGCAGCCGTCGCCGGCGTCGCAGACGAGCGGCCGCGGCGGGGCCACGTTTCAGTACCCGGCCCTGGCTGCCGGTCAGACGCTGACCGTGTGGTTCGAGTGGTCGACCAACCCGACGCTCGTCGACTGGCGGCGGCCGCGCACCGTGACCGTGGGCGACGGCGGCCGTGAGCTCGTCCACGAGACGTCGACCATCACGGTGTTCCCCTGATGGATCTCGTCCTTCGCTGCCTCGTGCTGTTCCCGCTGGTGCTGATCCTGATCCGCGTGATCAACCGGCGTGAGCTGACGTCGATGGAGCCCTTCGACGTGGTGCTGCTCGTCGTGGTGGGCGACCTCCTGCAGCAGGGGATCACGCAGAACGACTTCTCGGTGACGGGCGCGGCGATCGTCGTCACGACCATCACCCTGCTGTCCGCCGGCACGGCGTACGTCAACTGGCGGTTTCCGGGGCTGCGCAGGGCGCTCGAGGGCGAGCCGGTGATCCTGCTCGAGGGCGGGCGGCCGATCGAGCGCAACCTGCGCCGCCAGCGGATCACGTTCGCGGAGCTCGAGGCGCAGGCCCGACAGCAGGACATCCCCAACCTCGAGCGCGTGGCGTATGCGGTGCTCGAGACGAACGGCAAGATCAGCTTTCTGACGCGGCCGTCGTGAGCGTTTCGGACGGCACGAGGGTGGGAACCCCGACCGCGTGAGCGACCTGCCCACCCAGATCGGCTATCACCTGTCCTGCGAGGAGCACGGCCCCGACCGCCTCGTGGAGTGGGGCAGGCGCGCCGAGGAGGCGGGGTTCGACTTCATCACGATCTCCGACCACTACCATCCGTGGACACATGCGCAGGGGCAGAGCCCGTTCGTCTGGAGCGTGCTGGGCGCGCTCGCGCAGGTGACCGAGCGCGTCGAGATCGGGACGGCGGTGACGTGCCCCATGATGCGGATCCATCCGGCCGTGATCGCGCAGGCCGCAGCAACCACCGCCTGCATGCTGCCCGGCCGCTTCTTTCTCGGCGTGGGCACGGGCGAGGCGCTGAACGAGCACATCCTCGGCGACCGCTGGCCGTCGAGCGGCGTGCGGCGCGACATGCTGGAGGAGGCCGTCGCCGTCATCCGGCTGCTCTGGGAGGGTGGCAGCCAGTCGCACTTCGGGCGTCACTACACCGTCGAGCAGGCGGCCGTCTTCACGCTTCCCGATGACCTTCCGCCCATCATCGTGTCCGGCTTCGGGACCCACGCAACCCGCCTCGCCGCCCGCATCGGCGACGGCTACATGAACACGGCACCCGACGCGGACGCCGCCGCGCTGTTTCGGGCCGAGGGCGGAACCGGGCCCTGCTACGGCAAGCTCGACGTGTGCCTCGCAGACAGCGAGGCCGAGGCCCGCCGGATCGCGCTGCGGACGTGGCCCACCTCCGCCATCCAGGGTGAGGTGATGCAGATCCTGCCGCTGCCCGCCCACTTCGAGCAGGCGACGGCCAGGGTCACCGAAGAGCAGGTGGC is drawn from Gaiellales bacterium and contains these coding sequences:
- a CDS encoding YetF domain-containing protein, with translation MDLVLRCLVLFPLVLILIRVINRRELTSMEPFDVVLLVVVGDLLQQGITQNDFSVTGAAIVVTTITLLSAGTAYVNWRFPGLRRALEGEPVILLEGGRPIERNLRRQRITFAELEAQARQQDIPNLERVAYAVLETNGKISFLTRPS
- a CDS encoding cytochrome c oxidase subunit II encodes the protein MSPHVPLVLAGDTARQYSTLLKPYVAVLAVAFVLVTAAYAVAVLRFRARPGRSATPTGKHHGMTAAYVAVLVVAAAGLAIGTIRTEDRVDAVSSHPALTVDVLAAQWRWTFTYPDGRQSRDLVVPAGQEIEFRLRSQDVIHSMFIPSSRFKRYAYPDRTNVFDLRFDRTGSFLGECAQFCGWNHAYMRFSVRVLAPSQFQTWQAGGAA
- a CDS encoding cytochrome b N-terminal domain-containing protein; the encoded protein is MIEKTTSALDERTGVGPLIVRALRYPFPENWSFLLGEIALYSFVILVMTGIYLTLFFEPSLHTTVYHGSYSPLEGQKVSDAYASTVHLSLDVRAGLLMRQTHHWAALLFVVAITLHLLRVVFTGAFRKPRELTHAVGVTLLVLAVLEGYVGYSLLDDLLSGMGLAIGY
- a CDS encoding ChaB family protein → MPTRKEDLPGTLKRSPAKVQRTYAKTLDSAHEEYDSEERAHRTAFAAVKHVAEKKGDHWELKDRKGPSDEQSAQSGAAARKHPKPTAGGVDAAGASKQELYERARKLGVKGRSKMDKTQLGRAIARRNG
- a CDS encoding c-type cytochrome; translation: MRDRVARIVGMALVVLAGALVVGLAWVDTPPRAGTLVSRTSDVALGRRLFVNGCASCHGMSATGVQGRGPSLVGVGAQAADFYLSTGRMPLTAPGLPPRRAHPAYPPGQIRALVSYIASLGGPPVPHADPVAGSLSHGRTVFADACAGCHQITGTGGVVPGASVPPLDSATPTQIAEAIRIGPYLMPRFSESQLDQHDIDSIARYVVEVRTNPRDAGGWSLGHLGPIPEGMVAWFLGIGGLLVVARLIGERST
- a CDS encoding cbb3-type cytochrome c oxidase subunit I; this translates as MSAATPAPTADPRPAPGLVLSWLGATDHKRIATHLGWMCGVFLVTGGLVALTMRTELAQPGLQFLSRDRYNELYSLHGSTMIYFVMTPAALALGAYLVPLQVGAADLVAPRLNLFALWLMIGGGVLSYSSLFTTSGYPRDGWTEFLPMSNDTFSPGTGTDLWTAGVTAEAISSMILAGTILATVLLRRAPGMTMLRVPVFTWTMVATCFNVLFAFPALAGAMGLLFVARHTSIGVDPNTYLNLFWFYGHPVVYVMFFPFVGASLEVIATAAGRRMSGYGVFVVAILGFAATSMAVWGHHMFTTGQVTNEYFSVTSIALLIFAGVEYFDALMTMWGGALVLRTSTLFALGFFVQFLVGGLTGIYVASAPLDYHVNDTYFVVGHFHYTLFAGSLFGLFAGIYHWYPKATGRLLGEGLGKLHFWVLAIGTNLTFFPFFILGWDGMVRRVADYPRVANLADWNLVSTIGSYVVGVAMVVFAVNLLRSWMSGRPAGNDPWNGQTVEWWTTSPPPRHNFDSLPPIRSHAPLLDLREESPT
- a CDS encoding Rieske 2Fe-2S domain-containing protein, with the protein product MSWRRRIAAALAGLAVRGEAEREAAAAEREAEPPGETVLERRVPSTRRRELAVALLLLAAAVPFAVFVVVYALGWSTQAFGVTLGAGLALLAAAAVVAARLVVVQEVISEPRPPIAHEGVGERVQGGIAQAGEGIDRRRLLGLAATTAVAGLGAAAVAPLLSPAEGVHGGTGSSPWRAGTQLVDEHGIPIRPEDVEVGSFVTAFPKGSDRRELGSPVVVCAVNPREIRPPKGREGWDVNGIQAFSKICTHAGCAVAMLRYPLYAPSEPGPALVCPCHYSTFDVLRGAAVEFGPAGRPLPQLPLRLGPDGSLEAAGGMSGPVGPSWWGVARA
- a CDS encoding TIGR03557 family F420-dependent LLM class oxidoreductase; amino-acid sequence: MSDLPTQIGYHLSCEEHGPDRLVEWGRRAEEAGFDFITISDHYHPWTHAQGQSPFVWSVLGALAQVTERVEIGTAVTCPMMRIHPAVIAQAAATTACMLPGRFFLGVGTGEALNEHILGDRWPSSGVRRDMLEEAVAVIRLLWEGGSQSHFGRHYTVEQAAVFTLPDDLPPIIVSGFGTHATRLAARIGDGYMNTAPDADAAALFRAEGGTGPCYGKLDVCLADSEAEARRIALRTWPTSAIQGEVMQILPLPAHFEQATARVTEEQVAESIVCDQDIQVHVDRLREYASAGYDRVVVQQAGDDQWRLLDAYRHEVLPELAHASRAGSA
- a CDS encoding cytochrome c oxidase assembly protein, translating into MRLRATSMVAGLLVLAVATVPPERIDATRPLAVHMAELVAVVYLAAPLLAWPAPFAAGRWTVAGLALAWATLTGAQVMIHAPALLHLELRHGLLHGITQACLLLLAVTCWSGVVAWPASRSPAGPVAVLLAAIPAGDALSFWLMGAGRPAYHGISMGDQRAAAALMFTGSVALGLAALGVGARAVRREHADQLLRERAEAGRA